One Pichia kudriavzevii chromosome 3, complete sequence genomic window carries:
- a CDS encoding uncharacterized protein (PKUD0C08410; similar to Saccharomyces cerevisiae YOR132W (VPS17); ancestral locus Anc_5.466) — MSSAIPYDPDDFDNNPFADGDVGSLSYQAQQVEESNSEQQQDDAEAVAEAEDDSQESHSVGNTSTASVAAIQQEEGTISPSTGATDSGFSDFPTELDLKKYVPERLNKDRQLVIKIQEIESNGNNTHKNPIFKFNAKVVKLGGYRKPIYKNVRRTYKEVESLYKFLMYNNIEVFVPSLPKIPTLFTPMSPEFVSSLTFTFQDWFNRICSNPILMKNKEFALFFEQSDFGYVPSKTKPSTNSVIATGLKRKTLKQFQPPYDSCEDLARYRPMIKEVHLNCTKLYEKLEKYIKYQRQAGYYGNEFLTQLGELANMESNEDMSKLWKRFFRFTSMFNESDLIKNLSLTAELLRFFGQVRDDTYNIKEALTNRHLLMRELINAEEATKKKHSAITKLKMKSTIDPIRVDEAIRNLEMSSNYQKELRYQVKRTTYEMLIESKEYSDYLVLNFKKFFHSLTKQQILQERKKLNLLINNRLINHSESLGRLGRENLPDSVVHQKQPSDQDSWNSWAKKSYSDSSMSESSTMKESLSEQLSSIDAKSAASLLAGSNF, encoded by the coding sequence ATGTCGTCTGCTATACCGTATGATCCTGATGACTTTGATAACAATCCTTTTGCAGATGGTGATGTTGGTTCGTTGTCTTATCAAGCACAACAAGTTGAGGAAAGCAACTCTgagcaacaacaagatGATGCTGAAGCTGTAGCTGAAGCTGAAGATGACTCCCAAGAGAGTCACTCCGTTGGAAATACCAGCACTGCCTCTGTGGCGGCAATCCAACAGGAAGAAGGTACTATTTCACCATCCACTGGTGCCACTGATTCCGGCTTCAGTGATTTCCCAACCGAGttagatttgaagaaatatgTCCCTGAGAGGCTCAATAAAGATAGACAATTGGTTATTAAGATCCAAGAAATCGAAAGTAATGGCAACAATACACATAAAAATCCAATATTTAAATTCAATGCCAAGGTAGTTAAGCTAGGCGGTTACCGTAAACCGATTTACAAAAATGTTAGACGAACTTATAAAGAGGTGGAATCCCTGTACAAATTTTTGATGTACAACAACATTGAAGTTTTTGTACCTAGTTTACCCAAAATTCCCACGCTCTTCACACCAATGTCACCTGAATTTGTGAGCTCACTCACATTTACATTTCAGGATTGGTTCAATAGAATCTGTTCTAATCCAATACTGATGAAGAATAAAGAATTTGCCTTATTTTTCGAACAAAGTGATTTTGGTTATGTTCCATCGAAAACCAAGCCGTCAACAAATTCTGTCATAGCCACTGGgttaaagagaaaaactCTAAAACAATTTCAACCACCATATGATAGTTGTGAAGACTTGGCACGATATAGACCCATGATCAAAGAGGTCCATCTAAATTGCACAAAATTGTATgagaaattggagaagTATATTAAGTACCAGAGGCAGGCTGGTTATTATGGCAACGAATTCTTAACACAATTGGGTGAACTGGCAAATATGGAATCTAATGAAGACATGTCAAAACTTTGGAAGCGTTTCTTTAGATTTACTTCAATGTTCAACGAATCTGACCTTATAAAAAACTTGAGCTTAACGGCCGAATTGTTGCGGTTTTTCGGCCAAGTAAGAGACGATACATATAATATTAAGGAAGCATTGACAAATAGACATTTATTGATGAGGGAATTGATAAATGCAGAAGAAGCtacaaagaagaagcatTCAGCAATAACCAAGctcaaaatgaaatcaaccATTGATCCAATCAGGGTTGATGAGGCTATAAGAAACTTGGAAATGTCGAGCAATTATCAGAAAGAGCTCAGGTACCAAGTTAAAAGAACTACCTATGAGATGTTAATTGAATCAAAGGAGTACTCGGACTATTTGGttctcaatttcaagaagttTTTCCATAGTCTGACTAAACAGCAAATTTTGcaggaaagaaaaaagctTAACCTTCTGATTAACAACAGGCTAATAAATCATTCAGAATCTTTAGGTAGATTAGGGAGGGAAAATTTACCTGACTCAGTAGTTCATCAGAAGCAACCTAGTGATCAAGATTCGTGGAATTCTTGGGCTAAAAAGTCATATTCTGATTCTTCCATGAGCGAGAGCTCTACAATGAAGGAGTCATTGAGTGAACAGTTATCAAGCATTGATGCCAAAAGTGCTGCTTCTCTATTAGCTGGTTCTAATTTCTAA
- a CDS encoding uncharacterized protein (PKUD0C08420), translated as MGKKNMNKPVHMEPTHIDHLEKPPAVRNSKEMHFESLDDFERYIMDESWDNEFDNLNIHVKYLPPFIVNQTRGNEDKIKPQMNSLNKKFRRHLQHHVKRHLLPDITKMSGIDYNFTKDGEESVSNQYGTSSVHRWHFKDNSNHGFDETEYQNREHWKVEVDVESNSNNPWIDVTYRAVSDSGNMPKDDVLMNIV; from the coding sequence atgggaaagaaaaacatgaaCAAGCCAGTCCATATGGAACCAACCCACATTGATCATCTTGAGAAGCCACCAGCTGTTCGAAACTCCAAGGAGATGCACTTTGAAAGCTTGGATGACTTTGAGAGATACATTATGGACGAATCTTGGGacaatgaatttgataatttgaatatccATGTCAAGTATCTACCTCCATTCATTGTTAACCAAACAAGAGGTAACGAGGATAAAATCAAGCCTCAAATGAATTCACTAAACAAGAAGTTCAGAAGACATTTACAACACCATGTTAAGCGGCATTTGTTGCCTGATATCACTAAAATGTCTGGTATTGACTACAATTTTACCAAGGATGGTGAAGAGTCGGTTTCCAACCAGTATGGCACATCCAGTGTCCATAGATGGCATTTTAAGGATAACTCAAATCACGGATTTGATGAGACTGAGTATCAGAATAGAGAGCATTGgaaagttgaagttgatgttgaatcCAACTCAAACAATCCATGGATCGATGTCACATATCGGGCTGTCAGTGACAGTGGCAATATGCCAAAGGATGATGTCTTGATGAACATTGTCTGA